In the Solibacillus sp. FSL K6-1523 genome, one interval contains:
- a CDS encoding methylmalonyl-CoA mutase family protein, producing the protein MKDIEFQTTSYEQWQEEAVKALKGKPFESLFTKTMENITLEPLYTQETLIEKLGEQLAKQVSTIRTLTKASNFDIAQQIVGEDAASFFANLQESLARGNDVITINSPVAFEWNEEALGQLADYLTEYSFKLNVQSTNDQLLSVFTKIDAAKRATVEGYILSPEAVELADYPNVRTYAANTIPFHNNGANAVQELAIALAQASQYAKNVGDFKAFESKFFVNFAIDTQFFAEVAKIRAFKVLWKAFASAFGTEASAVPVVVETSVRSFSKLDVYVNLLRAGNEAFAAAIGGADVVTVHPHDCLTKTSDQSVRIARNVSLVTKEESHVLNVLDPAGGSYFVESLTADFVKEAWALFLEIELAGGLDAYTALQSDIDAVYNKRIQAVETRKHSLIGTNIYANPVDALATEENGQFADVKRLAIPFEDLRTNFAQAGIKPAILTFGELKNYKPRADFVQGFFATAGVVAEQTEGFTSIDEAKAWLADTAFDYVVIAATDEDTKALVPALLEGKPTTVILDAAGKYKEDEATWTANGLNGFIFAGQNIIEKLNSVVASVKGVQQ; encoded by the coding sequence ATGAAAGACATTGAATTTCAAACGACGAGTTATGAACAATGGCAAGAAGAGGCAGTAAAAGCTTTGAAGGGGAAACCATTCGAATCCCTATTTACAAAAACAATGGAAAACATCACGTTAGAGCCACTTTATACACAAGAAACATTGATCGAAAAATTAGGTGAACAATTAGCGAAACAAGTATCAACGATTCGTACATTAACGAAAGCATCGAATTTTGATATAGCACAGCAAATTGTTGGAGAAGATGCTGCAAGTTTCTTTGCCAATTTACAAGAAAGCCTTGCACGTGGCAATGATGTTATTACAATTAATAGCCCAGTTGCCTTTGAATGGAATGAAGAAGCGCTTGGTCAATTAGCGGATTATTTAACTGAATATTCATTTAAACTGAATGTGCAATCAACTAACGATCAATTATTAAGCGTTTTCACAAAAATTGACGCAGCCAAACGTGCGACAGTAGAAGGGTATATACTTTCACCTGAAGCTGTAGAATTAGCGGATTATCCAAACGTACGCACATATGCAGCAAATACGATTCCGTTTCACAATAATGGCGCAAACGCGGTACAAGAATTAGCAATCGCATTAGCGCAAGCATCACAGTATGCAAAGAATGTAGGAGATTTTAAAGCTTTCGAAAGTAAATTCTTTGTAAATTTTGCAATTGATACACAGTTTTTCGCAGAAGTTGCAAAAATCCGCGCGTTTAAAGTGTTATGGAAAGCATTTGCTTCAGCATTCGGCACTGAAGCAAGCGCTGTCCCTGTAGTAGTTGAAACATCTGTGCGTAGTTTTTCAAAGCTCGATGTATATGTCAACTTACTACGCGCAGGCAATGAAGCATTCGCAGCAGCAATTGGTGGCGCGGATGTTGTAACAGTCCATCCACATGATTGCTTAACAAAGACTTCGGATCAATCGGTTCGTATCGCTCGTAACGTGTCCCTCGTTACGAAAGAGGAATCGCATGTACTGAACGTGCTTGACCCTGCAGGTGGCTCGTACTTTGTTGAGTCGTTAACAGCGGATTTTGTGAAAGAAGCATGGGCATTATTCCTTGAAATCGAGCTAGCTGGCGGTTTGGATGCGTATACAGCACTTCAATCGGATATTGATGCAGTTTACAACAAACGCATTCAAGCGGTCGAAACACGTAAGCATTCATTAATTGGCACGAATATTTATGCAAATCCGGTTGATGCATTGGCAACAGAAGAAAACGGCCAATTTGCGGATGTGAAACGTTTAGCCATCCCATTTGAAGATTTACGTACAAACTTCGCACAAGCAGGAATTAAACCAGCCATTTTAACATTTGGTGAACTTAAAAATTACAAGCCACGTGCTGATTTTGTACAAGGTTTCTTTGCTACAGCAGGTGTAGTAGCGGAACAAACAGAAGGCTTTACATCCATTGATGAGGCGAAAGCATGGTTAGCGGATACAGCATTTGATTATGTTGTGATTGCCGCTACTGATGAGGATACGAAAGCGCTAGTTCCAGCATTACTAGAGGGCAAACCTACAACGGTTATTTTGGATGCAGCAGGTAAGTATAAAGAAGACGAAGCGACTTGGACAGCAAATGGCTTAAATGGTTTTATTTTTGCAGGTCAAAATATTATAGAGAAACTGAACAGCGTAGTAGCGAGCGTGAAGGGGGTACAACAATGA
- a CDS encoding dihydrolipoamide acetyltransferase family protein, with amino-acid sequence MTIQNITMPQLGESVTEGKIDSWLVKVGDKVNKYDPIAEVTTDKVNAEIPSSFTGIVKELIAIEGETLPVGAIVCSIEVEGAELQPAPVASDSNVSSAILNAGVQRQQPQPPVVVETPDKSERPKRAVGRFSPAVLLLASQNDIDLAHVQGTGLENRITRKDVEAYIAAGKPERQVAESSQLQVVEQPQLNESEKVSVPKVTPSRTESVLTASGDIEIPVTSVRKAIAKNMVRSSLEIPHAWMMMEVDVTELVEYRDRIKSEFKQKEGFNLTYFAFFLKAVSQALKEYPLINSVWAEDKIIQKKDINLSIAVATDDALFVPVIKNVDEKSIKGIAKEIHELSTIVRNGKLKMEHIQGGTFTVNNTGSFGSIQSMGIINYPQAAILQVESIVKKPVIVQGNMIAPRHIVNLCLSLDHRILDGLICGKFLSRVKELLENVDKQKMSVY; translated from the coding sequence ATGACGATTCAAAATATTACAATGCCGCAATTAGGGGAAAGTGTGACGGAAGGAAAAATCGATAGTTGGTTAGTGAAAGTGGGCGACAAGGTAAATAAATACGACCCAATTGCGGAAGTAACGACCGATAAAGTAAATGCCGAAATTCCGTCTTCCTTTACTGGAATTGTGAAAGAATTGATTGCAATAGAAGGCGAAACATTGCCGGTTGGTGCGATTGTTTGCTCGATTGAAGTAGAAGGTGCAGAACTACAGCCAGCACCAGTAGCAAGCGATTCAAATGTAAGCTCAGCTATTTTAAATGCAGGGGTGCAGCGCCAACAGCCACAGCCGCCAGTAGTTGTGGAAACGCCTGACAAGAGCGAGCGTCCTAAACGTGCAGTCGGTCGATTTTCACCAGCAGTGCTGCTATTAGCCTCACAAAATGATATTGATTTAGCACATGTACAAGGGACAGGACTTGAAAATCGCATTACACGAAAAGATGTGGAAGCTTATATTGCGGCTGGAAAACCTGAACGGCAAGTAGCTGAAAGTTCGCAACTACAAGTCGTCGAGCAGCCACAATTAAATGAGTCAGAAAAAGTGAGCGTACCAAAAGTTACACCGAGTCGTACGGAAAGTGTCCTGACAGCTTCAGGGGATATTGAAATTCCAGTTACATCTGTACGCAAAGCGATCGCGAAAAATATGGTGCGCAGTTCACTTGAAATTCCACATGCTTGGATGATGATGGAAGTCGATGTAACGGAGCTTGTTGAATATCGCGATCGCATTAAATCGGAGTTCAAGCAAAAAGAAGGCTTTAATTTAACGTACTTTGCCTTTTTCTTAAAAGCAGTCTCTCAAGCTTTAAAAGAATATCCGCTGATCAATTCCGTTTGGGCCGAGGATAAAATTATCCAAAAGAAAGACATCAATTTATCGATTGCGGTTGCAACGGATGATGCGCTATTTGTGCCTGTCATTAAAAATGTGGATGAAAAATCGATTAAAGGCATTGCGAAAGAAATTCACGAACTTTCTACAATTGTACGAAATGGCAAATTAAAAATGGAGCATATCCAAGGTGGAACGTTCACGGTAAATAATACGGGTTCATTTGGTTCTATCCAATCAATGGGCATTATTAATTATCCACAAGCAGCTATTTTGCAGGTGGAAAGTATTGTAAAAAAACCTGTGATAGTACAGGGGAATATGATTGCACCACGTCATATTGTGAATTTATGTTTGTCATTAGATCATCGAATTTTAGATGGACTAATTTGCGGGAAATTCCTAAGTCGAGTCAAAGAATTACTCGAAAATGTCGATAAACAGAAGATGTCAGTCTACTAA
- a CDS encoding alpha-ketoacid dehydrogenase subunit beta: protein MAVISYIDAINIAMKEEMERDERVFVLGEDVGRKGGVFKATAGLYDQFGEYRVLDTPLAESAIAGVAIGAAMYGMRPIAEMQFADFIMPAVNQIVSEAAKIRYRSNNDWDCPIVVRAPFGGGIHGALYHSQSVEALFAGTPGLKIVIPSTPYDAKGLLKAAIRDPDPVLFFEHKRAYRLIKGEVPTEDYTIPIGKADVKRQGDDVTVITYGLAVHFALQAAERLAKDGIETHILDLRTVYPLDQEAIIEAAKKTGKILLITEDNKEGSIISEVAAIIAEHCLFDLDAPIKRLAGPDVPAMPYAPTMEKFFMINPEKVERAIRELAAF from the coding sequence ATGGCTGTGATTTCCTATATTGATGCGATTAATATTGCGATGAAAGAAGAGATGGAACGAGATGAGCGCGTTTTTGTTTTAGGTGAGGATGTCGGGCGTAAAGGGGGCGTATTTAAAGCGACTGCGGGTTTATACGACCAATTTGGTGAGTACCGCGTGTTAGATACCCCACTTGCAGAAAGTGCGATTGCAGGTGTGGCGATTGGTGCAGCTATGTACGGCATGCGTCCAATCGCTGAAATGCAATTTGCTGATTTTATTATGCCTGCAGTGAATCAAATCGTTTCAGAAGCGGCTAAAATTCGCTATCGCTCGAATAATGACTGGGACTGTCCAATTGTTGTGCGTGCGCCATTCGGAGGCGGGATTCATGGTGCGCTTTATCACTCGCAATCCGTAGAAGCATTATTTGCAGGGACACCGGGTTTGAAAATCGTTATTCCGTCCACACCGTATGATGCAAAGGGCTTATTGAAGGCGGCCATCCGCGACCCAGATCCGGTATTATTTTTCGAGCATAAGCGGGCATACCGTTTGATTAAAGGGGAAGTACCGACTGAAGATTATACGATTCCGATTGGTAAGGCGGATGTGAAGCGTCAAGGGGATGATGTGACAGTCATTACGTATGGATTAGCGGTGCATTTCGCGTTACAAGCAGCAGAACGTCTAGCGAAGGATGGTATTGAAACGCATATTTTAGATTTGCGCACAGTGTATCCGTTAGACCAAGAAGCGATTATTGAAGCGGCGAAGAAAACAGGGAAAATCTTGCTCATTACGGAGGATAATAAGGAAGGGAGCATCATCAGTGAGGTGGCGGCTATTATTGCAGAGCATTGCCTTTTTGATTTGGATGCCCCAATTAAGCGACTAGCGGGACCCGATGTGCCAGCTATGCCTTATGCGCCAACAATGGAAAAATTCTTTATGATCAATCCTGAAAAAGTAGAGCGCGCCATTCGTGAATTAGCAGCATTTTAA
- a CDS encoding thiamine pyrophosphate-dependent dehydrogenase E1 component subunit alpha, producing MNETGITHDQIGLTEEDVLKMYETMLLARRIDERMWLLNRAGKIPFVISCQGQEAAQVGAAFALDNQKDYIAPYYRDMGVVLHFGMTAKDLMLSAFAKAEDPNSGGRQMPGHFGQKKNRILTGSSPVTTQVPHAVGVALAGRLQKEDFITFVTLGEGSSNQGDFHEGANFAGVHKLPVIIMVENNQYAISVPVERQLGCAKVSDRGIGYGMPGVTVDGKNPLEVYKVVKEAADRARNGEGPSLIEAVTFRLTAHSSDDDDRQYRTADDIAEGRAKDPILLFEKYIKDAGIADDSWFEQINEQLMVIVNEATDYAEAAPYAAPEDTLKYVFAEGDEA from the coding sequence ATGAATGAAACGGGAATAACGCATGATCAGATTGGTTTAACAGAGGAAGATGTACTTAAAATGTATGAAACAATGCTGCTTGCACGTCGAATTGACGAACGCATGTGGTTATTAAATCGTGCAGGGAAAATTCCTTTTGTTATTTCTTGTCAAGGTCAAGAAGCTGCTCAAGTAGGTGCTGCATTTGCACTGGATAATCAAAAGGATTATATTGCACCATATTATCGTGATATGGGTGTCGTTTTACACTTTGGCATGACAGCAAAGGACTTAATGCTTTCTGCGTTTGCTAAAGCGGAAGACCCGAATTCTGGCGGACGTCAAATGCCAGGACATTTTGGGCAGAAGAAAAATCGAATTTTAACGGGCTCTTCTCCTGTTACGACACAAGTGCCACATGCTGTTGGTGTAGCGCTTGCTGGTCGTTTACAAAAAGAGGATTTCATCACATTTGTAACGCTCGGTGAAGGTTCCTCAAACCAAGGGGATTTTCATGAAGGGGCCAATTTTGCGGGCGTTCATAAATTGCCTGTCATTATTATGGTGGAAAATAATCAATATGCGATCTCAGTCCCAGTAGAGCGTCAACTCGGCTGTGCAAAAGTATCGGATCGCGGCATTGGCTACGGGATGCCTGGTGTCACAGTAGATGGCAAAAATCCGCTCGAAGTGTATAAAGTGGTGAAAGAGGCGGCTGACCGTGCACGTAATGGTGAGGGACCTTCTTTAATTGAAGCAGTCACATTCCGTTTAACGGCGCATTCGTCGGATGATGATGATCGCCAATACCGAACAGCCGATGATATCGCAGAAGGACGCGCAAAAGATCCGATTTTACTTTTCGAAAAGTATATAAAAGATGCAGGCATTGCGGATGATTCTTGGTTCGAACAAATCAATGAGCAACTAATGGTCATTGTCAATGAGGCGACGGATTATGCAGAAGCCGCTCCTTATGCAGCGCCTGAGGATACACTGAAATATGTTTTTGCGGAAGGAGATGAAGCATAA